In one Agathobacter rectalis ATCC 33656 genomic region, the following are encoded:
- a CDS encoding WXG100 family type VII secretion target, with protein MAAGQIRMTPDTMRERAGEYRTEADNVQSVIDKMDRLLETLLTEWEGSASEAYANKFAELRPSFVKGKELIDDIAAALDKTAEAVESTDTQIANQFSM; from the coding sequence ATGGCAGCAGGACAGATCAGAATGACACCTGACACAATGAGAGAAAGGGCAGGAGAGTACAGGACAGAAGCAGATAATGTACAGAGCGTAATCGACAAGATGGACAGATTACTTGAAACCCTGCTCACAGAGTGGGAGGGCTCAGCATCAGAGGCATATGCCAACAAGTTTGCAGAGCTCAGACCTTCATTTGTAAAAGGAAAAGAGCTGATCGATGATATCGCAGCGGCACTTGACAAGACTGCAGAGGCAGTAGAGTCAACCGATACACAGATAGCAAATCAGTTCAGCATGTAA
- a CDS encoding glycohydrolase toxin TNT-related protein (This protein contains a domain related to Tuberculosis Necrotizing Toxin, which is the C-terminal effector domain of outer membrane channel protein CpnT, and which has a lethal NAD+-glycohydrolase activity.), with product MEEEIKKAYMDWSEKGVSYLNCMYVYDTMMDVDEALQTCDTILDEIDLGIDYTSREKDIDRLLEGHGTLHRYIDVLNCYVDDKLDQPLKKDFKKNATETISRIHLEDFEVDNTLGLTENNYITGGMGYAGTMVEQEKAKLTFADFIGTSDGKADGNGLHISYTNGSVEDFASIFAAQYEAMKASGALGEDNNLTQQEFLEQFYRQGEFTHDSSNPFLNFVSSVLDITIIKPVIEACTGEDLITGEDLTDMERGLKVVFAMVDLVTLGGAIAATKFSEMGLKEGLKAFGKTALIDFAGNTAACGVGALGETFDWPVPITMMLSLAAGITVSISGNKLLFKNADGIEIGSKTLSDAEVKKIGDVLDEGLDINFVSEDLNNILKNKGVTLEEFNALRLRDVSTLSEEERVMLRKIGEQLTEDERLKLIGKSTWDKIVNSISSEDRKKIQGWKFTPSDELYIKYKEIYDNPKYYNQKTGEIHWPPNDGFKEGSKCKKVIPADTLFKRYGANNGEFLGNSVDSFESRALAPHSEGAEIHYYQLVEDYEFTTGKAAPWFGSEGGAQQYVVYKPDGSKYTIKELEETGIIEDVTELVNKGEIVIE from the coding sequence ATGGAAGAAGAAATAAAAAAAGCATACATGGATTGGAGTGAAAAAGGTGTAAGCTATTTAAATTGTATGTATGTGTATGATACAATGATGGATGTGGACGAGGCACTGCAGACCTGTGATACAATTTTAGATGAAATTGACCTGGGAATTGACTATACATCTAGGGAAAAGGATATTGACAGGCTTTTAGAGGGGCATGGAACCCTTCACCGTTATATTGATGTCTTAAATTGTTACGTGGATGATAAGCTGGATCAGCCTTTAAAGAAAGATTTCAAGAAAAATGCTACAGAAACAATCAGCCGAATCCATCTGGAAGACTTTGAGGTAGATAATACACTGGGACTGACAGAAAACAATTACATAACCGGCGGAATGGGATATGCCGGAACCATGGTAGAACAGGAAAAAGCAAAGCTGACTTTTGCAGATTTTATTGGAACTTCTGACGGAAAGGCGGATGGAAATGGGCTTCATATATCGTATACCAATGGAAGTGTAGAAGATTTTGCAAGTATTTTTGCAGCACAGTATGAGGCAATGAAAGCATCCGGAGCTTTGGGAGAAGACAATAATCTTACCCAACAGGAATTTTTGGAGCAGTTTTATAGGCAGGGAGAATTTACCCATGACAGCAGTAACCCATTTTTAAACTTTGTTTCGTCCGTATTGGATATCACAATTATCAAACCTGTCATAGAGGCATGTACCGGAGAAGATTTGATAACCGGAGAAGACCTGACAGACATGGAACGTGGACTTAAGGTGGTCTTTGCAATGGTGGATTTGGTTACGCTTGGAGGCGCCATTGCAGCAACAAAGTTCTCGGAAATGGGATTAAAAGAAGGACTTAAGGCATTTGGAAAAACAGCCCTGATAGACTTTGCGGGAAATACAGCAGCCTGTGGTGTGGGAGCACTGGGAGAAACCTTTGACTGGCCGGTGCCTATAACAATGATGCTGAGTCTTGCAGCAGGAATCACGGTAAGTATTTCGGGAAATAAGTTGTTATTTAAAAATGCAGATGGGATAGAGATTGGGTCGAAGACGCTGAGTGATGCTGAGGTTAAAAAAATCGGGGATGTGTTGGATGAAGGACTAGATATAAATTTTGTTAGCGAAGACCTTAATAATATATTAAAAAACAAGGGAGTAACGTTGGAAGAATTTAATGCATTACGATTACGGGATGTTTCAACATTGTCTGAAGAAGAAAGAGTAATGCTTAGGAAAATAGGGGAACAGCTAACAGAGGATGAGAGACTAAAACTTATTGGAAAAAGTACATGGGATAAAATTGTTAATTCGATTAGTAGTGAGGATAGGAAAAAGATTCAAGGATGGAAATTTACACCGAGTGATGAATTGTATATAAAATATAAAGAAATTTATGATAATCCTAAGTATTATAATCAGAAAACAGGTGAAATTCATTGGCCACCAAATGATGGTTTTAAGGAAGGAAGTAAGTGTAAAAAGGTTATACCCGCTGATACACTATTTAAGAGATATGGAGCTAATAACGGAGAATTTTTAGGAAACTCAGTAGATTCGTTTGAATCAAGGGCATTAGCACCTCATAGTGAAGGGGCAGAAATTCATTATTATCAATTAGTAGAAGATTATGAATTTACAACTGGAAAAGCTGCACCTTGGTTTGGAAGTGAGGGAGGAGCACAACAGTATGTTGTTTATAAGCCAGATGGATCAAAGTATACTATAAAAGAGTTGGAAGAAACAGGTATAATAGAAGATGTCACAGAGTTGGTAAATAAAGGAGAGATTGTAATTGAGTAA
- a CDS encoding FHA domain-containing protein — translation MSKLKVSIKKSTVTAMMKAGRKERINETELSQLARIKPCGIMHVTKTKKDSVIYTCPANINLTDRLKKAISKYDFFFMIEQIVIMVEDVYNNGLNVNSVRFNMDDVYINEMTKEMYFIYFPIVGGQESADIVGFIENIIYTMTPVINEDTNYISRFMYYVRSFHGFNGNAIEKYISREERAVVNVLKNKAVTMQQQIMQQQTMQQQIMQQVMQGSMDGTTVLSDDGISVQQIQQMQPVNYHFASLTRQVTGEKIELGKPSFVLGKNPEKSDYAVADNTNISRVHAVITMRNGRYYVMDQNSTNGTFINGRIIKAGQETEILPGDCLMLANEEFIFNE, via the coding sequence ATGTCTAAATTAAAAGTAAGCATAAAAAAATCGACCGTTACTGCCATGATGAAGGCAGGACGAAAGGAAAGAATAAATGAAACCGAACTAAGCCAGCTAGCCAGAATAAAACCATGTGGAATCATGCATGTGACAAAAACAAAAAAAGACAGTGTCATATATACGTGCCCTGCAAATATAAATCTTACCGATAGATTGAAAAAAGCCATAAGCAAATATGATTTCTTTTTCATGATTGAGCAGATAGTAATAATGGTTGAGGATGTATACAATAACGGACTGAACGTAAACAGTGTTCGTTTTAATATGGATGACGTATACATAAACGAGATGACAAAAGAGATGTACTTTATATATTTTCCGATAGTAGGAGGACAGGAAAGTGCAGATATTGTCGGGTTTATAGAAAACATAATTTATACAATGACACCTGTTATCAATGAGGATACGAATTATATATCCAGATTTATGTATTATGTCAGAAGCTTCCATGGCTTCAACGGCAATGCAATAGAAAAATATATCTCACGCGAAGAGCGTGCAGTTGTGAACGTGCTGAAAAACAAAGCAGTGACAATGCAGCAACAGATAATGCAGCAACAGACAATGCAGCAACAGATAATGCAGCAGGTAATGCAGGGCAGCATGGATGGAACTACAGTGTTGTCAGATGATGGCATATCCGTACAGCAGATACAGCAGATGCAACCGGTGAACTATCATTTTGCAAGTCTTACAAGGCAGGTAACAGGTGAAAAGATAGAGCTTGGCAAACCATCGTTTGTGCTGGGAAAGAATCCGGAAAAGTCAGATTATGCGGTAGCAGACAATACGAATATCAGCAGGGTGCATGCAGTGATAACCATGCGAAACGGACGTTATTATGTAATGGACCAAAATTCTACCAATGGCACATTTATCAATGGAAGGATAATAAAGGCGGGGCAGGAAACAGAGATATTACCGGGAGACTGTCTGATGTTAGCTAATGAGGAATTTATATTTAATGAATAG
- a CDS encoding WXG100 family type VII secretion target: MASGQIRMTPDTMRGRAGEYRTEAENVQNVIDKMDRLLDTLLTEWEGAASEAYANKFAELRPSFVKGKELIDDIAMALDKTAEAVESTDTQIANQFSM, encoded by the coding sequence ATGGCATCAGGACAGATCAGAATGACACCTGACACAATGAGAGGAAGGGCTGGAGAGTACAGGACAGAAGCAGAGAATGTACAGAATGTAATCGACAAGATGGACAGATTACTGGACACACTGCTCACAGAGTGGGAAGGTGCAGCATCAGAGGCATATGCCAACAAGTTTGCAGAGCTCAGACCTTCATTTGTAAAAGGAAAAGAGCTGATCGATGATATCGCAATGGCACTTGACAAGACTGCAGAGGCAGTAGAGTCAACCGATACACAGATAGCAAATCAGTTCAGCATGTAA
- a CDS encoding WXG100 family type VII secretion target codes for MIAYANKFAELRPSFVKGKELIDDIAAALDKTAEAVESTDTQIANQFSM; via the coding sequence ATGATTGCTTATGCTAACAAGTTTGCAGAGCTCAGACCTTCATTTGTAAAAGGAAAAGAGCTGATCGATGATATCGCAGCGGCACTTGACAAGACTGCAGAGGCAGTAGAGTCAACCGATACACAGATAGCAAATCAGTTCAGCATGTAA
- a CDS encoding DUF5081 family protein, which yields MRFTEHEMVFFNSITKGNDVFGIPLKFRPQKGHEEEVKKTINGLIEKGVLASETELTKMGFFPARALECYKESRNHIIINYLHIALLEQREAIVIIPLKNREYEMLRLPRVAVLYLLLKIYPVLQTGTVSEKELLQLQDIDSFLREVKDCKENIMIGEFQDNALTKEWLYYWKNNRIFEYDLNRQIKREVDAVQVRRELLRLLAIDEEVKNYA from the coding sequence ATGAGATTTACGGAGCATGAAATGGTGTTTTTTAATAGTATTACAAAAGGAAATGATGTATTTGGAATTCCGTTAAAGTTCCGACCACAGAAAGGTCATGAAGAGGAAGTTAAAAAAACTATAAATGGACTGATAGAAAAGGGTGTGCTTGCATCTGAAACGGAATTGACGAAAATGGGATTTTTTCCGGCAAGAGCGTTGGAATGTTATAAGGAAAGTCGGAATCATATTATTATAAATTATTTACATATTGCACTTTTGGAACAAAGAGAGGCGATAGTGATCATTCCCTTGAAAAATAGAGAATATGAGATGTTACGGCTGCCGAGAGTCGCTGTCTTATATTTATTATTGAAAATATATCCGGTATTACAGACTGGAACAGTATCAGAAAAGGAGCTTTTACAGCTGCAAGACATTGATTCTTTTTTAAGAGAAGTAAAAGACTGCAAAGAGAATATCATGATAGGAGAATTTCAGGATAATGCATTAACAAAAGAATGGCTTTATTATTGGAAGAATAATCGGATATTTGAGTATGACCTGAATCGGCAGATAAAAAGAGAAGTGGATGCAGTACAGGTAAGAAGAGAATTACTGAGACTTCTGGCAATTGATGAGGAGGTAAAAAATTATGCGTAG
- a CDS encoding Imm59 family immunity protein, which yields MTVEEVKKIIDEESLKGGNLFEKRKNKENEMVIMNVAEQWLVYATDERASKITGSEKKFKTEEEALDNFITRLRALNVLKN from the coding sequence ATGACAGTAGAAGAAGTGAAAAAGATTATTGATGAAGAGAGTTTAAAAGGAGGAAATCTGTTTGAAAAAAGGAAAAATAAAGAGAATGAAATGGTAATTATGAATGTTGCAGAGCAATGGTTGGTATATGCAACTGATGAGAGAGCAAGTAAAATAACAGGTTCAGAAAAAAAGTTTAAAACAGAGGAAGAGGCATTAGATAATTTTATTACAAGATTAAGGGCATTAAATGTATTAAAAAACTGA